From a single Buteo buteo chromosome 14, bButBut1.hap1.1, whole genome shotgun sequence genomic region:
- the NEK3 gene encoding serine/threonine-protein kinase Nek3 isoform X7, with amino-acid sequence MCLGVKHIHDKRVLHRDIKSKNVFLTQNGKVKLGDFGSARLLAHPMSYACTYVGTPYYVPPEIWESMPYNSKSDIWSLGCILYELCTLRHPFQASSWKHLILKICKGSYNPLPSHYSYELHYLIKQMFKRNPKNRPSASTILARGCLTKLIKNCLPSEITHEFEQVLKETKKHEGNAARSKGNVMAGGSSNNKKENRQNKDEGKCSPLERKNITKDLSESTKEQRKSDEEVETSDVLPGITDLSHPYRKQWEKRISSTVVDVLENASLLSSSFTSEEAKSGCVINYSENKPRKQWNKETPQTLMNILNNADVSLAFKTYTIYKPASENPLRGPLSDGTEASDEVDGEHEAVVVDLERLEPRSDEDDTDFEEDDSDWVSELKMVLKHSD; translated from the exons ATGTGCCTGGGTGTGAAACATATTCATGATAAACGTGTGTTGCACAGGGATATCAAATCCAAG AATGTCTTCCTCACTCAAAATGGAAAAGTCAAATTGGGAGATTTTGGATCTGCACGCCTTCTTGCACA TCCAATGTCATATGCTTGCACGTATGTGGGAACTCCTTATTACGTACCTCCAGAAATATGGGAAAGCATGCCGTACAACAGCAAAAG TGATATATGGTCTCTGGGATGTATTCTATATGAGCTGTGCACTCTGAGACATCCA tttcaaGCCAGTAGCTGGAAACATCTCATCCTCAAGATATGCAAAGGGTCCTACAATCCACTACCATCTCACTATTCTTATGAACTTCATTACTTAATAAAACAGATGTTTAAGAGAAATCCCAAGAATCGTCCATCAGCCAGTACTATTCTTGCAAGAGGTTGCTTAACCAAACTTATAAAAAATTGTTTGCCTTCTGAG ATAACACATGAGTTTGAGCAGGTATTAAAGGAAACCAAGAAACATGAAGGCAATGCAGCAAGATCAAAGG GTAATGTCATGGCTGGTGGAAGCTCaaataataagaaagaaaatagg caaaataaagatgaaGGCAAGTGTAGCCccttagaaaggaaaaatattactaaGGATTTGAGTGAAAGCACAAAGGAACAAAGGAAATCTGATGAAGAGG TAGAAACTTCTGATGTCCTCCCAGGAATTACTGATTTGTCACATCCCTATAGGAAGCAATGGGAAAAGAGGATATCCAGTACCGTAGTGGATGTCCTGGAAAATGCatccttgctttcttccagttttaCATCTGAAGAGGCTAAAA GTGGCTGTGTTATAAACTACAGTGAAAATAAGCCACGTAAGCAGTGGAACAAGGAAACTCCTCAGACCCTGATGAACATTCTCAATAATGCAGATGTCAGCTTAGCATTTAAAACATACACAATTTATAAACCAG ctTCTGAAAATCCATTAAGAGGTCCGCTTTCTGATGGAACTGAAGCATCTGATGAAGTAGATGGTGAACATGAAGCTGTTGTCGTAGATTTGGAGAGACTTGAGCCTAGATCTGATGAGGATGACAC GGACTTTGAGGAAGATGACTCAGACTGGGTGTCAGAACTGAAAATGGTATTGAAACACAGTGACTGA
- the NEK3 gene encoding serine/threonine-protein kinase Nek3 isoform X1: MEEYKVLKVLGEGSFGRALLVHHRISDQEYAMKEIRLPMSSSDIENSRKEAVLLAKMKHPNIVAYKESFEADGHLYIVMEYCDDGDLMQKIKHQRGKLFPEDTILHWFVQMCLGVKHIHDKRVLHRDIKSKNVFLTQNGKVKLGDFGSARLLAHPMSYACTYVGTPYYVPPEIWESMPYNSKSDIWSLGCILYELCTLRHPFQASSWKHLILKICKGSYNPLPSHYSYELHYLIKQMFKRNPKNRPSASTILARGCLTKLIKNCLPSEITHEFEQVLKETKKHEGNAARSKGNVMAGGSSNNKKENRQNKDEGKCSPLERKNITKDLSESTKEQRKSDEEVETSDVLPGITDLSHPYRKQWEKRISSTVVDVLENASLLSSSFTSEEAKSGCVINYSENKPRKQWNKETPQTLMNILNNADVSLAFKTYTIYKPASENPLRGPLSDGTEASDEVDGEHEAVVVDLERLEPRSDEDDTDFEEDDSDWVSELKMVLKHSD, encoded by the exons ATGGAAGAATACAAAGTGTTGAAAGTACTAGGAGAGGGATCCTTTGGCAGAGCTCTCCTAGTTCATCATAGAATCAGTGACCAGGAGTACGCAATGAAGGAAATAAGACTTCCTATG TCTTCATCTGATATAGAGAACTCTAGGAAGGAAGCAGTTCTTTTGGCTAAAATGAAACACCCAAATATCGTTGCCTATAAAGAATCGTTTGAAG CTGATGGACATCTGTATATAGTGATGGAATATTGTGATGATGGAGATCTAATGCAAAAGATTAAACACCAAAGAGGAAAGTTGTTCCCTGAAGATACG ATCCTTCACTGGTTTGTGCAGATGTGCCTGGGTGTGAAACATATTCATGATAAACGTGTGTTGCACAGGGATATCAAATCCAAG AATGTCTTCCTCACTCAAAATGGAAAAGTCAAATTGGGAGATTTTGGATCTGCACGCCTTCTTGCACA TCCAATGTCATATGCTTGCACGTATGTGGGAACTCCTTATTACGTACCTCCAGAAATATGGGAAAGCATGCCGTACAACAGCAAAAG TGATATATGGTCTCTGGGATGTATTCTATATGAGCTGTGCACTCTGAGACATCCA tttcaaGCCAGTAGCTGGAAACATCTCATCCTCAAGATATGCAAAGGGTCCTACAATCCACTACCATCTCACTATTCTTATGAACTTCATTACTTAATAAAACAGATGTTTAAGAGAAATCCCAAGAATCGTCCATCAGCCAGTACTATTCTTGCAAGAGGTTGCTTAACCAAACTTATAAAAAATTGTTTGCCTTCTGAG ATAACACATGAGTTTGAGCAGGTATTAAAGGAAACCAAGAAACATGAAGGCAATGCAGCAAGATCAAAGG GTAATGTCATGGCTGGTGGAAGCTCaaataataagaaagaaaatagg caaaataaagatgaaGGCAAGTGTAGCCccttagaaaggaaaaatattactaaGGATTTGAGTGAAAGCACAAAGGAACAAAGGAAATCTGATGAAGAGG TAGAAACTTCTGATGTCCTCCCAGGAATTACTGATTTGTCACATCCCTATAGGAAGCAATGGGAAAAGAGGATATCCAGTACCGTAGTGGATGTCCTGGAAAATGCatccttgctttcttccagttttaCATCTGAAGAGGCTAAAA GTGGCTGTGTTATAAACTACAGTGAAAATAAGCCACGTAAGCAGTGGAACAAGGAAACTCCTCAGACCCTGATGAACATTCTCAATAATGCAGATGTCAGCTTAGCATTTAAAACATACACAATTTATAAACCAG ctTCTGAAAATCCATTAAGAGGTCCGCTTTCTGATGGAACTGAAGCATCTGATGAAGTAGATGGTGAACATGAAGCTGTTGTCGTAGATTTGGAGAGACTTGAGCCTAGATCTGATGAGGATGACAC GGACTTTGAGGAAGATGACTCAGACTGGGTGTCAGAACTGAAAATGGTATTGAAACACAGTGACTGA
- the NEK3 gene encoding serine/threonine-protein kinase Nek3 isoform X8 — protein sequence MKHPNIVAYKESFEADGHLYIVMEYCDDGDLMQKIKHQRGKLFPEDTILHWFVQMCLGVKHIHDKRVLHRDIKSKNVFLTQNGKVKLGDFGSARLLAHPMSYACTYVGTPYYVPPEIWESMPYNSKSDIWSLGCILYELCTLRHPFQASSWKHLILKICKGSYNPLPSHYSYELHYLIKQMFKRNPKNRPSASTILARGCLTKLIKNCLPSEITHEFEQVLKETKKHEGNAARSKGNVMAGGSSNNKKENRQNKDEGKCSPLERKNITKDLSESTKEQRKSDEEVETSDVLPGITDLSHPYRKQWEKRISSTVVDVLENASLLSSSFTSEEAKSGCVINYSENKPRKQWNKETPQTLMNILNNADVSLAFKTYTIYKPASENPLRGPLSDGTEASDEVDGEHEAVVVDLERLEPRSDEDDTDFEEDDSDWVSELKMVLKHSD from the exons ATGAAACACCCAAATATCGTTGCCTATAAAGAATCGTTTGAAG CTGATGGACATCTGTATATAGTGATGGAATATTGTGATGATGGAGATCTAATGCAAAAGATTAAACACCAAAGAGGAAAGTTGTTCCCTGAAGATACG ATCCTTCACTGGTTTGTGCAGATGTGCCTGGGTGTGAAACATATTCATGATAAACGTGTGTTGCACAGGGATATCAAATCCAAG AATGTCTTCCTCACTCAAAATGGAAAAGTCAAATTGGGAGATTTTGGATCTGCACGCCTTCTTGCACA TCCAATGTCATATGCTTGCACGTATGTGGGAACTCCTTATTACGTACCTCCAGAAATATGGGAAAGCATGCCGTACAACAGCAAAAG TGATATATGGTCTCTGGGATGTATTCTATATGAGCTGTGCACTCTGAGACATCCA tttcaaGCCAGTAGCTGGAAACATCTCATCCTCAAGATATGCAAAGGGTCCTACAATCCACTACCATCTCACTATTCTTATGAACTTCATTACTTAATAAAACAGATGTTTAAGAGAAATCCCAAGAATCGTCCATCAGCCAGTACTATTCTTGCAAGAGGTTGCTTAACCAAACTTATAAAAAATTGTTTGCCTTCTGAG ATAACACATGAGTTTGAGCAGGTATTAAAGGAAACCAAGAAACATGAAGGCAATGCAGCAAGATCAAAGG GTAATGTCATGGCTGGTGGAAGCTCaaataataagaaagaaaatagg caaaataaagatgaaGGCAAGTGTAGCCccttagaaaggaaaaatattactaaGGATTTGAGTGAAAGCACAAAGGAACAAAGGAAATCTGATGAAGAGG TAGAAACTTCTGATGTCCTCCCAGGAATTACTGATTTGTCACATCCCTATAGGAAGCAATGGGAAAAGAGGATATCCAGTACCGTAGTGGATGTCCTGGAAAATGCatccttgctttcttccagttttaCATCTGAAGAGGCTAAAA GTGGCTGTGTTATAAACTACAGTGAAAATAAGCCACGTAAGCAGTGGAACAAGGAAACTCCTCAGACCCTGATGAACATTCTCAATAATGCAGATGTCAGCTTAGCATTTAAAACATACACAATTTATAAACCAG ctTCTGAAAATCCATTAAGAGGTCCGCTTTCTGATGGAACTGAAGCATCTGATGAAGTAGATGGTGAACATGAAGCTGTTGTCGTAGATTTGGAGAGACTTGAGCCTAGATCTGATGAGGATGACAC GGACTTTGAGGAAGATGACTCAGACTGGGTGTCAGAACTGAAAATGGTATTGAAACACAGTGACTGA
- the NEK3 gene encoding serine/threonine-protein kinase Nek3 isoform X2 translates to MEEYKVLKVLGEGSFGRALLVHHRISDQEYAMKEIRLPMSSSDIENSRKEAVLLAKMKHPNIVAYKESFEADGHLYIVMEYCDDGDLMQKIKHQRGKLFPEDTILHWFVQMCLGVKHIHDKRVLHRDIKSKNVFLTQNGKVKLGDFGSARLLAHPMSYACTYVGTPYYVPPEIWESMPYNSKSDIWSLGCILYELCTLRHPFQASSWKHLILKICKGSYNPLPSHYSYELHYLIKQMFKRNPKNRPSASTILARGCLTKLIKNCLPSEITHEFEQVLKETKKHEGNAARSKGNVMAGGSSNNKKENRQNKDEGKCSPLERKNITKDLSESTKEQRKSDEEGITDLSHPYRKQWEKRISSTVVDVLENASLLSSSFTSEEAKSGCVINYSENKPRKQWNKETPQTLMNILNNADVSLAFKTYTIYKPASENPLRGPLSDGTEASDEVDGEHEAVVVDLERLEPRSDEDDTDFEEDDSDWVSELKMVLKHSD, encoded by the exons ATGGAAGAATACAAAGTGTTGAAAGTACTAGGAGAGGGATCCTTTGGCAGAGCTCTCCTAGTTCATCATAGAATCAGTGACCAGGAGTACGCAATGAAGGAAATAAGACTTCCTATG TCTTCATCTGATATAGAGAACTCTAGGAAGGAAGCAGTTCTTTTGGCTAAAATGAAACACCCAAATATCGTTGCCTATAAAGAATCGTTTGAAG CTGATGGACATCTGTATATAGTGATGGAATATTGTGATGATGGAGATCTAATGCAAAAGATTAAACACCAAAGAGGAAAGTTGTTCCCTGAAGATACG ATCCTTCACTGGTTTGTGCAGATGTGCCTGGGTGTGAAACATATTCATGATAAACGTGTGTTGCACAGGGATATCAAATCCAAG AATGTCTTCCTCACTCAAAATGGAAAAGTCAAATTGGGAGATTTTGGATCTGCACGCCTTCTTGCACA TCCAATGTCATATGCTTGCACGTATGTGGGAACTCCTTATTACGTACCTCCAGAAATATGGGAAAGCATGCCGTACAACAGCAAAAG TGATATATGGTCTCTGGGATGTATTCTATATGAGCTGTGCACTCTGAGACATCCA tttcaaGCCAGTAGCTGGAAACATCTCATCCTCAAGATATGCAAAGGGTCCTACAATCCACTACCATCTCACTATTCTTATGAACTTCATTACTTAATAAAACAGATGTTTAAGAGAAATCCCAAGAATCGTCCATCAGCCAGTACTATTCTTGCAAGAGGTTGCTTAACCAAACTTATAAAAAATTGTTTGCCTTCTGAG ATAACACATGAGTTTGAGCAGGTATTAAAGGAAACCAAGAAACATGAAGGCAATGCAGCAAGATCAAAGG GTAATGTCATGGCTGGTGGAAGCTCaaataataagaaagaaaatagg caaaataaagatgaaGGCAAGTGTAGCCccttagaaaggaaaaatattactaaGGATTTGAGTGAAAGCACAAAGGAACAAAGGAAATCTGATGAAGAGG GAATTACTGATTTGTCACATCCCTATAGGAAGCAATGGGAAAAGAGGATATCCAGTACCGTAGTGGATGTCCTGGAAAATGCatccttgctttcttccagttttaCATCTGAAGAGGCTAAAA GTGGCTGTGTTATAAACTACAGTGAAAATAAGCCACGTAAGCAGTGGAACAAGGAAACTCCTCAGACCCTGATGAACATTCTCAATAATGCAGATGTCAGCTTAGCATTTAAAACATACACAATTTATAAACCAG ctTCTGAAAATCCATTAAGAGGTCCGCTTTCTGATGGAACTGAAGCATCTGATGAAGTAGATGGTGAACATGAAGCTGTTGTCGTAGATTTGGAGAGACTTGAGCCTAGATCTGATGAGGATGACAC GGACTTTGAGGAAGATGACTCAGACTGGGTGTCAGAACTGAAAATGGTATTGAAACACAGTGACTGA
- the NEK3 gene encoding serine/threonine-protein kinase Nek3 isoform X3 gives MTLAGFPLISLECRFHLQYLSSSDIENSRKEAVLLAKMKHPNIVAYKESFEADGHLYIVMEYCDDGDLMQKIKHQRGKLFPEDTILHWFVQMCLGVKHIHDKRVLHRDIKSKNVFLTQNGKVKLGDFGSARLLAHPMSYACTYVGTPYYVPPEIWESMPYNSKSDIWSLGCILYELCTLRHPFQASSWKHLILKICKGSYNPLPSHYSYELHYLIKQMFKRNPKNRPSASTILARGCLTKLIKNCLPSEITHEFEQVLKETKKHEGNAARSKGNVMAGGSSNNKKENRQNKDEGKCSPLERKNITKDLSESTKEQRKSDEEVETSDVLPGITDLSHPYRKQWEKRISSTVVDVLENASLLSSSFTSEEAKSGCVINYSENKPRKQWNKETPQTLMNILNNADVSLAFKTYTIYKPASENPLRGPLSDGTEASDEVDGEHEAVVVDLERLEPRSDEDDTDFEEDDSDWVSELKMVLKHSD, from the exons ATGACCTTGGCTGgatttccattgatttcactAGAATGCAGATTTCATCTGCAATACCTA TCTTCATCTGATATAGAGAACTCTAGGAAGGAAGCAGTTCTTTTGGCTAAAATGAAACACCCAAATATCGTTGCCTATAAAGAATCGTTTGAAG CTGATGGACATCTGTATATAGTGATGGAATATTGTGATGATGGAGATCTAATGCAAAAGATTAAACACCAAAGAGGAAAGTTGTTCCCTGAAGATACG ATCCTTCACTGGTTTGTGCAGATGTGCCTGGGTGTGAAACATATTCATGATAAACGTGTGTTGCACAGGGATATCAAATCCAAG AATGTCTTCCTCACTCAAAATGGAAAAGTCAAATTGGGAGATTTTGGATCTGCACGCCTTCTTGCACA TCCAATGTCATATGCTTGCACGTATGTGGGAACTCCTTATTACGTACCTCCAGAAATATGGGAAAGCATGCCGTACAACAGCAAAAG TGATATATGGTCTCTGGGATGTATTCTATATGAGCTGTGCACTCTGAGACATCCA tttcaaGCCAGTAGCTGGAAACATCTCATCCTCAAGATATGCAAAGGGTCCTACAATCCACTACCATCTCACTATTCTTATGAACTTCATTACTTAATAAAACAGATGTTTAAGAGAAATCCCAAGAATCGTCCATCAGCCAGTACTATTCTTGCAAGAGGTTGCTTAACCAAACTTATAAAAAATTGTTTGCCTTCTGAG ATAACACATGAGTTTGAGCAGGTATTAAAGGAAACCAAGAAACATGAAGGCAATGCAGCAAGATCAAAGG GTAATGTCATGGCTGGTGGAAGCTCaaataataagaaagaaaatagg caaaataaagatgaaGGCAAGTGTAGCCccttagaaaggaaaaatattactaaGGATTTGAGTGAAAGCACAAAGGAACAAAGGAAATCTGATGAAGAGG TAGAAACTTCTGATGTCCTCCCAGGAATTACTGATTTGTCACATCCCTATAGGAAGCAATGGGAAAAGAGGATATCCAGTACCGTAGTGGATGTCCTGGAAAATGCatccttgctttcttccagttttaCATCTGAAGAGGCTAAAA GTGGCTGTGTTATAAACTACAGTGAAAATAAGCCACGTAAGCAGTGGAACAAGGAAACTCCTCAGACCCTGATGAACATTCTCAATAATGCAGATGTCAGCTTAGCATTTAAAACATACACAATTTATAAACCAG ctTCTGAAAATCCATTAAGAGGTCCGCTTTCTGATGGAACTGAAGCATCTGATGAAGTAGATGGTGAACATGAAGCTGTTGTCGTAGATTTGGAGAGACTTGAGCCTAGATCTGATGAGGATGACAC GGACTTTGAGGAAGATGACTCAGACTGGGTGTCAGAACTGAAAATGGTATTGAAACACAGTGACTGA
- the NEK3 gene encoding serine/threonine-protein kinase Nek3 isoform X4 translates to MQISSAIPSNEINLLLLLSSSDIENSRKEAVLLAKMKHPNIVAYKESFEADGHLYIVMEYCDDGDLMQKIKHQRGKLFPEDTILHWFVQMCLGVKHIHDKRVLHRDIKSKNVFLTQNGKVKLGDFGSARLLAHPMSYACTYVGTPYYVPPEIWESMPYNSKSDIWSLGCILYELCTLRHPFQASSWKHLILKICKGSYNPLPSHYSYELHYLIKQMFKRNPKNRPSASTILARGCLTKLIKNCLPSEITHEFEQVLKETKKHEGNAARSKGNVMAGGSSNNKKENRQNKDEGKCSPLERKNITKDLSESTKEQRKSDEEVETSDVLPGITDLSHPYRKQWEKRISSTVVDVLENASLLSSSFTSEEAKSGCVINYSENKPRKQWNKETPQTLMNILNNADVSLAFKTYTIYKPASENPLRGPLSDGTEASDEVDGEHEAVVVDLERLEPRSDEDDTDFEEDDSDWVSELKMVLKHSD, encoded by the exons ATGCAGATTTCATCTGCAATACCTAGTAATGAAATTAACCTCCTATTATTGCTG TCTTCATCTGATATAGAGAACTCTAGGAAGGAAGCAGTTCTTTTGGCTAAAATGAAACACCCAAATATCGTTGCCTATAAAGAATCGTTTGAAG CTGATGGACATCTGTATATAGTGATGGAATATTGTGATGATGGAGATCTAATGCAAAAGATTAAACACCAAAGAGGAAAGTTGTTCCCTGAAGATACG ATCCTTCACTGGTTTGTGCAGATGTGCCTGGGTGTGAAACATATTCATGATAAACGTGTGTTGCACAGGGATATCAAATCCAAG AATGTCTTCCTCACTCAAAATGGAAAAGTCAAATTGGGAGATTTTGGATCTGCACGCCTTCTTGCACA TCCAATGTCATATGCTTGCACGTATGTGGGAACTCCTTATTACGTACCTCCAGAAATATGGGAAAGCATGCCGTACAACAGCAAAAG TGATATATGGTCTCTGGGATGTATTCTATATGAGCTGTGCACTCTGAGACATCCA tttcaaGCCAGTAGCTGGAAACATCTCATCCTCAAGATATGCAAAGGGTCCTACAATCCACTACCATCTCACTATTCTTATGAACTTCATTACTTAATAAAACAGATGTTTAAGAGAAATCCCAAGAATCGTCCATCAGCCAGTACTATTCTTGCAAGAGGTTGCTTAACCAAACTTATAAAAAATTGTTTGCCTTCTGAG ATAACACATGAGTTTGAGCAGGTATTAAAGGAAACCAAGAAACATGAAGGCAATGCAGCAAGATCAAAGG GTAATGTCATGGCTGGTGGAAGCTCaaataataagaaagaaaatagg caaaataaagatgaaGGCAAGTGTAGCCccttagaaaggaaaaatattactaaGGATTTGAGTGAAAGCACAAAGGAACAAAGGAAATCTGATGAAGAGG TAGAAACTTCTGATGTCCTCCCAGGAATTACTGATTTGTCACATCCCTATAGGAAGCAATGGGAAAAGAGGATATCCAGTACCGTAGTGGATGTCCTGGAAAATGCatccttgctttcttccagttttaCATCTGAAGAGGCTAAAA GTGGCTGTGTTATAAACTACAGTGAAAATAAGCCACGTAAGCAGTGGAACAAGGAAACTCCTCAGACCCTGATGAACATTCTCAATAATGCAGATGTCAGCTTAGCATTTAAAACATACACAATTTATAAACCAG ctTCTGAAAATCCATTAAGAGGTCCGCTTTCTGATGGAACTGAAGCATCTGATGAAGTAGATGGTGAACATGAAGCTGTTGTCGTAGATTTGGAGAGACTTGAGCCTAGATCTGATGAGGATGACAC GGACTTTGAGGAAGATGACTCAGACTGGGTGTCAGAACTGAAAATGGTATTGAAACACAGTGACTGA
- the NEK3 gene encoding serine/threonine-protein kinase Nek3 isoform X6, which produces MEEYKVLKVLGEGSFGRALLVHHRISDQEYAMKEIRLPMILHWFVQMCLGVKHIHDKRVLHRDIKSKNVFLTQNGKVKLGDFGSARLLAHPMSYACTYVGTPYYVPPEIWESMPYNSKSDIWSLGCILYELCTLRHPFQASSWKHLILKICKGSYNPLPSHYSYELHYLIKQMFKRNPKNRPSASTILARGCLTKLIKNCLPSEITHEFEQVLKETKKHEGNAARSKGNVMAGGSSNNKKENRQNKDEGKCSPLERKNITKDLSESTKEQRKSDEEVETSDVLPGITDLSHPYRKQWEKRISSTVVDVLENASLLSSSFTSEEAKSGCVINYSENKPRKQWNKETPQTLMNILNNADVSLAFKTYTIYKPASENPLRGPLSDGTEASDEVDGEHEAVVVDLERLEPRSDEDDTDFEEDDSDWVSELKMVLKHSD; this is translated from the exons ATGGAAGAATACAAAGTGTTGAAAGTACTAGGAGAGGGATCCTTTGGCAGAGCTCTCCTAGTTCATCATAGAATCAGTGACCAGGAGTACGCAATGAAGGAAATAAGACTTCCTATG ATCCTTCACTGGTTTGTGCAGATGTGCCTGGGTGTGAAACATATTCATGATAAACGTGTGTTGCACAGGGATATCAAATCCAAG AATGTCTTCCTCACTCAAAATGGAAAAGTCAAATTGGGAGATTTTGGATCTGCACGCCTTCTTGCACA TCCAATGTCATATGCTTGCACGTATGTGGGAACTCCTTATTACGTACCTCCAGAAATATGGGAAAGCATGCCGTACAACAGCAAAAG TGATATATGGTCTCTGGGATGTATTCTATATGAGCTGTGCACTCTGAGACATCCA tttcaaGCCAGTAGCTGGAAACATCTCATCCTCAAGATATGCAAAGGGTCCTACAATCCACTACCATCTCACTATTCTTATGAACTTCATTACTTAATAAAACAGATGTTTAAGAGAAATCCCAAGAATCGTCCATCAGCCAGTACTATTCTTGCAAGAGGTTGCTTAACCAAACTTATAAAAAATTGTTTGCCTTCTGAG ATAACACATGAGTTTGAGCAGGTATTAAAGGAAACCAAGAAACATGAAGGCAATGCAGCAAGATCAAAGG GTAATGTCATGGCTGGTGGAAGCTCaaataataagaaagaaaatagg caaaataaagatgaaGGCAAGTGTAGCCccttagaaaggaaaaatattactaaGGATTTGAGTGAAAGCACAAAGGAACAAAGGAAATCTGATGAAGAGG TAGAAACTTCTGATGTCCTCCCAGGAATTACTGATTTGTCACATCCCTATAGGAAGCAATGGGAAAAGAGGATATCCAGTACCGTAGTGGATGTCCTGGAAAATGCatccttgctttcttccagttttaCATCTGAAGAGGCTAAAA GTGGCTGTGTTATAAACTACAGTGAAAATAAGCCACGTAAGCAGTGGAACAAGGAAACTCCTCAGACCCTGATGAACATTCTCAATAATGCAGATGTCAGCTTAGCATTTAAAACATACACAATTTATAAACCAG ctTCTGAAAATCCATTAAGAGGTCCGCTTTCTGATGGAACTGAAGCATCTGATGAAGTAGATGGTGAACATGAAGCTGTTGTCGTAGATTTGGAGAGACTTGAGCCTAGATCTGATGAGGATGACAC GGACTTTGAGGAAGATGACTCAGACTGGGTGTCAGAACTGAAAATGGTATTGAAACACAGTGACTGA